A window of Microbispora hainanensis genomic DNA:
CTCGTCGCCCCAGCCCGCGATCGGGCGTCCCCAGTAGGTCTCATCGGCGAACGCCCGCCGTTTGACGTCGGCGACCTCCTCCCGCCACTTGACGAGGCGCGGGCAGGCGCGGCACACCGACTGCCTGGCGGTCAGTTCGGCCAGCGTACGGCTCTCCGCGGCCAGTTTGGCGACCTCGTGGGCGTCGTGGGCGACGGGGGTGTCCGGGGACGCGGGGTCACCCGGCCGGCCGGAACCGGGAGGAACGAAGCTCATGACACCGATCGTGCCAGGTCAGAAAATGTGCGTCCGCCGGGAAGCGGGCTTCGCGGCACCGGCGCGTGTCACGAAGCGGTCATGCCGGGAAAGATTCCGATCTTTTCCGTCGTGCCGGAGATGGGTACGTAGGGCCCGTGTCCATCGACTCATGCCCCCCGCTGTTCGGCCCGGCGTTCGACGCCGATCCCTACCCCGCCTACGACTGGCTGCGCCGGAACGCGCCGGTGACCCGCGTGCCGCTGCCCGGCTGCGAGGCATGGCTGGTCACGCGGTACGAGGACGCCGTGACCGCGCTGACCCATCCCGCCCTCGCCAAGGACCCGGCGGCCGGCTCGCCCGAATGGCGGGCCGCCTCTCTCGGCCTGCCTCTGGACCACCGGCCCGGGCTCGCCCGCCACATGATCAACGCCGACGGCGCCGACCACGCGCGGCTGCGGCGGCTGGTGAGCGGGGCCTTCACCCCCCGGCGGATGGCGGGGCTGCGGACGCGGGCGCTGGAGGTGACCGACGCGCTGCTCGACCGCCTCGACGGCCCGGAGACGGACCTGATCTCCGGTCTCGCCTATCCCCTGCCGATCACGATCATCTGCGACCTGCTCGGCGTGCCCGAGGAGGACCGGGCCACCTTCCACCGGCACGCCTCTGTCATCGACTCGGCGGCGGCGTCCGAGGTGGAGGAGATCGCCCGCGCCACCGACGCCCTGGAGATCTTCCTGGCCGACCTGGTCGAGCTCAAGCGCTCCCGGCCGGGCGACGACCTGCTCACCGATCTCGTACGCCGGTCCAACCAGGGCGAGATCGACAAGGACGAGCTGACCTCCACCGCGTTCCTGCTGCTGATCGCGGGCCACGAGACGACCGTGGCGCTGATCGGCAACGGCCTGCTCGCGCTGCTGCGGCACCCCGCCCAGGCGGCGGTCCTGCGCGCCGATCTCTCCCGGCTGCCGGACTTCATCGACGAGATGCTGCGTTACGACGGTCCCGTACGGAACGCCACCTGGCGCTTTCCCACCGAGCCCGTGGTGATCGGCGGCCAGGAGATGCTGCCCGGCGAGCCCATCCTCGTCTCGCTGCTCGCGGCCAACCGGGACCCGGCGGCGTTCGCCGACCCGGACGCGTTCTCCCCCGGCCGGGTCGGCGAACCGCACCTCGCCTTCGGCCGGGGGCCCCACTATTGCGTCGGCGCGGCCCTGGCCAAGGTGGAGGGGGAGGCCGCGATCGGCCGGGTGCTCGAACGCTTCCCCGATCTGGCCCTCGCCGCCGACCCCGCCGAGCTGCGCTGGTGGCCCAGCGCCATCATGCGCGGACTGTTCTCGCTGCCCGTCCGCCTGCACGGCTGACGCCCCGCCCGGCTCCGGCCGTACGGCTCGGACCTTACGGCTCGGACCTTACGGCCGGAGCCGGGACGGCTGAGACTGGACGGGGCGCAGCCGGGACTATCGGCGGGACGGCGTGGCCGACGGCTCGGAAGATGGCGACGGCGACGCGGAAGGCGTCGCGGTGTCCGTGGGCGCCGGGGTGGTGGGCGTGCACGTGGGCTCCAGCCCACGGGCGGCCGGTCCACGGGCGGCCCGTCCGGGACGGTCGTCCGAGGGCCGCAGCGGCAGCGGGTAGGCGTTGCGGATGGGCGGCTCCCCGTCGCAGGGGATGACGATCTCCTGGTCGAAGCCCGGATCCAGCATGATCGGGTCGCCGTCCTGGTCGTAGAGCCGGACGTCGTGCAGCGGCGTCCCGTCCGCCGCGTACGGGAAGATGTTGGTGACCTCCCCGCCGAAGGAGGACACGTTCTCCACCCGCACGCCCAGGCCCTCCGGCCGGGAGCCGTAGTCGAAGGCCACGTCGCGCGACGGCGTGCCCGGCACGTCGGCCATCGCCGTGATCACGAGCACCGCGGCCACCAGGTTGGCTCCGAGCAGCAGCACGCGGCCCCAGCGCGACGCTCGCGCGCGGCCCCGCCGGCCCAGCCACACCGATCCCCAGACGACCGCGAGCGTGAACACCCAGGCGGGGATGTCGCCGGGGATCAGCCCGGGGGCGCTGATCGGCGCGAGCACGGCGAGCGCGATCGCGTAGCCCCGCAGCACCCACCAGGCGGGGCGCAGCTCCGGGGCGAAGGCGGCGGCCTGCCGGTAGGGCGGGAGCACGAGCAGCCGCGTGTGGACGCGCCGGACCGCACCGCTCACGCGCTCGCGCAGCCGCCCGCCCAACGAGGAGCCGCCGTCCGACGGCCGCCCGCCATAGGCGGCCCGCAGCTCGGCCGCGTACGCCTCGGGGCTGCCGAGGCGCTCCTCCAGCGACATGCCCGGCTCGGCGGCGACCTCGGCGAGATGCTCGTCCAGGTCCTCCAGCAGCGCGTCCCTGTCCCCGGCGGGGAGATCGGCGAGCGCCGCGCGTACGGCGGCGGCGTAGTCCTGGGGCGTCATCGGGGGCGTCGTTGGGGGAGTCATCCCGGATCGACCTCCTTGAGCAGGTCGTTCATGGTGGCGGCGAACGACGTCCAGGTCTTCGCCGAGGTCTGGAGGAGTGAGCGGCCCACGTCGTTCAGGCCGTAGTACTTGCGGTGCGGCCCCTCGTCGGAGGCCACCACATAGGAGGTGAGCGCTCCGGCCTTGAAGAGCCGCCGCAGCGTCCCGTACACCGAGGCGTCGCCGACGTCCTCCAGCCCCGCCTCGCGCAGGCGGCGTACGACGTCGTATCCGTAACTGTCGCGCTCGGCGAGCACCGCGAGGACCGCCAGGTCGAGAACCCCTTTGAGGAGCTGGCTACTGTCCACGCAAAGCACGGTACTCCGCAATGCGCAATAGTGGCAAGATCTTCTGTGCGACCCTCACGCGATCCGGACGACGTACTTGCCGCTGCCCCGGCCGTCGGCGAGCAGTTGGTGGACGCCGGGCACCTCGCCGAGAGAGTCGATCACGGTCACCGGCACGTCCAGCCGGCCCTCCGCGACCAGGTCCAGCACGCGGCGCAGGCCCCGCGCGATCCGGTGCGGCGCGTTCACGGTGAGGGCGCTGGCGCTGAAGCCGACGATCCCCACGTTGCCCCGCATCAGGCGAGGGTGGGGCGGCAACGGGGACACCTCACCGCCTCCCGCGTTGCCGAACAGCACGATCCTGCCGCCGGGCCCGGTGACCTCCAGGTCGAGTTCGAGCAGCTCGACGCCGAGCGGGTCGAGGACGACGTCCACACCCTCGGGCGCGGCGGCCCGGATGGCGGCGCCCGCCCCCTCGTCGCGGACGACCACCGTGTCGTAGCCGGCCGACCGGGCCGCCTCGGTCTTGTCCGCCCGGCCCACGGTGCCGATGAGCCGTCCTCCGCCGAGCGCGGGCACCAGACGGGCCACGGCCGACCCGACGCCGCCGCTCGCGGAGTGCACGAGCACACTCTCTCCCGCGCCGAACCTGGCCGCGTCGGTGAGCAGCAGCAACGCGCTCGTCAGCATCAGCGGGGCGGCCGCGGCGAGGGGGGAGGGCACGCCGTCCGGCAGCGGCATGGTGAGAGCGGCGGACGCCACGGCCACCTCGGCAAGACCGCCGGACGGGGTGAAGGCGGCCACCCGCTGCCCCGGCACGAGACCGGAGACGCCTGGGCCCACCCGGCGCACGGTGCCCGCCACCTCCTTGCCCGGCACGTACGGCCAGGCCGTGACGTAGCCCGGGTCTCCCCTGCGCGCCATCACGTCGATGAAGTTGACGCCCGCGAAGGAGACGTCGATGGACACCTCGTCCGCGCCGGGCTCCGGCACCGGCATGTCCGCGATCTCGGTCAGATCCGACCCGTGCGACGGCCCCGTCATCACCAGTGCCCGCATGACCCACTCCTTTTTCGACGTTCGTCGTACTACGAAAGTCGTACCACAGTTGTACGATGGTTGTCGAAAGAGAAAGGTGGGGAGATGCCACGAACCCAACGCCGCAGGTCGGCACTGACGCATCCGAACGCCGCCGAGATCGACCTGCTCGACGTCCTGCACGCGCTGGCGGACCCCACACGCATGACGATCGTGCGGACGCTGCGCGCGGAGCCGGAACGGCCCTGCGGCACGTTTCCGGTGGATGTGGCGCCGTCGACGCTCACGCACCACTTCCGGGTGCTCAGGGAGGCAGGTGTCATCCATCAGCGGGAGGACGGCAACCGCCGGTGGACCGCGCTGCGCCTGGCCGATCTCGACGGCCGGTTCCCGGGCCTGCTCGACTCGATCCTCGGCGCGTACGAGAACGAGCCCGCCGCTCCTTGAGCCTTCGTCGAGCCTTCGTCAGGCCTTTCTCAGGCGAGGGACCAGGCGATGCCGTCGAGGATGTCGTGCTCGCTGACGACGACCTCGGGGAAGCCGTAACGGCGGACTATGCGGTCGAGGATGAGCGCGCCCGCGCCGATGACGTCCACCCGGCCCGGGTGCATGACCGGGATGGCGGCCCGCTCGTCGTGGGTCATGCGCAGCAGCCGCGCGGACACCTCGTGGACCCGTTCGGCCGGGATGCGCGAGTGGTGGATGCGCGCGGGGTCGTAGGCGGGCAGGCCGAGCGCGATCCCGGCGACCGTGGTGACCGAGCCCGCCAGGCCGACCAGCGTCCGCGCCGTACGCACGGGGACGCGCTCCTCGACCCGGTCCATGGCCGCCTCGATGTCGGCGACGGCCGCCTCCACCGTCTCGGCGCTCGGCGGATCGTCGCGCAGGTGGCGCTCGGTGAGCCGCACACAGCCGATGTCCACCGACAGCGCGCCCTCGACGGACCGGGAGCCGACGACGAACTCGGTCGAACCACCCCCGATGTCCACCACGAGGTAGGGCGTCTCGGCGTCCGATCCGGCGAGGCCCCGGGTCGCGCCGGTGAACGACAGCCGCGCCTCCTCGTCGCCGGTCACCACCTCGGGCTCCACGCCGAAGATGTCGCGCACCCCGGCGACGAAGTCGGCCCGGTTGGCGGCGTCACGGGTCGCCGAGGTGGCGACCACGCGGACCGGCACGGGGCCGTCCGGGGAGTGCTCCCTGATCAGCTTGGCGTAGCCGCGCATGGCCGTGAAGGTCCGCTCCAGGGCCTCCGGCGCGAGCCGTCCCGTACGGTCGACGTCCTGGCCGAGCCGGACGATCTCCATCCGCCGTTCGACGTCGGTGAGGACGTCGCCGGAGATATCGGCAATGAGAAGGCGGACCGAGTTGGTCCCGCAGTCGATGGCCGCGACCCGCTTCGTCTTCACGCTCGTTCCCTCAGTCCGTCTCGGTGCTCCGCGTAGCCTGGGGCCGCTCTGCGGGGCTCTCAACGACCACGCAGGGGCCGCCGGCCCACCAGTCGGGCAGCGCGTCGAGCGCCTCCCGGCCGAACGGGTTGACCCCCGGCGCGGCCAGCTCGTGGGCCACCAGCGCGTGCAGGCACTTGACCCGGCCCGGCATGCCGCCGGCGCTCTGCATGTCGCGCGGCAGCGGCTCCAGGCCCTCTTCCTTGGCCGCCTGGTCGCGGCGGGCGACGTAGTCCTCGTGGGCCGCCCGGTAGGCCTCGGCCAGCTCGGGGTCCTCCGCGAGCCGGGCCTGCATGCTCTTCATCAGACCGGACGACTCCAGCGTGCCGATCGCCGAGGCGGCCTTCGGGCAGGTCAGGTAGAACAGCGTGGGGAACGGCGCCCCGTCGGGCAGCCGGGGCGCGGTCTCCAGCACGTCGGGCAGGCCGCAGGGACACCGGTGAGCGACGGCCCGCACCCCGCGCGGCTGCCGCCCGAGCTGCGCCCGCGCCGCCGCCAGGTCAGCGGGGTCCACACGGCCCGTGTGGCCCGCGTGGTCCGCCTGGTCGTCCGCCACGTCGATCTCCTCGCCCTTCACTCTGTGCGCCCTGCACCCTCAACGCTGTGCGCCCTTAACGCCGTGCGCCCTGCGCTGTTGACACTGCGCGCCCTGCGCCGTTGACACTGCGCGCCCTGCGCCGTTGACACTGCGCGCCCTGCGCCGTTGACACTGCGCGCCCCGCCGTTCCCGGCGGCGTCCGTGATCCTCATCCCGGGGTCCTCATCCCAGGCCCTCATCCCGGGGCCCTCATCCCACCGCCGGCGGCGCCGACGCCGACGGGGACGCCGTGGGTGCGGGACTGCGCCCCGCCGCGGGTGCGGCGGGCCGCCCCTTGTCGGCCGCCTCGAACGACCGCCAGAGAGTGACGTACCAGGCGGGACGCTCCGGCTGCTTGGTCCCCGCCTTGGCGGCGGCGGTGCCCGCCGTGTCCTCGTCGATCACCTGGTAGCAGTCGGCGCCCGGCTCGCAGTAGAACAGCCG
This region includes:
- a CDS encoding quinone oxidoreductase family protein, translating into MRALVMTGPSHGSDLTEIADMPVPEPGADEVSIDVSFAGVNFIDVMARRGDPGYVTAWPYVPGKEVAGTVRRVGPGVSGLVPGQRVAAFTPSGGLAEVAVASAALTMPLPDGVPSPLAAAAPLMLTSALLLLTDAARFGAGESVLVHSASGGVGSAVARLVPALGGGRLIGTVGRADKTEAARSAGYDTVVVRDEGAGAAIRAAAPEGVDVVLDPLGVELLELDLEVTGPGGRIVLFGNAGGGEVSPLPPHPRLMRGNVGIVGFSASALTVNAPHRIARGLRRVLDLVAEGRLDVPVTVIDSLGEVPGVHQLLADGRGSGKYVVRIA
- a CDS encoding septum formation initiator family protein; amino-acid sequence: MAAKRPQLTGRAAILAVVVCAIAMSLAYPAREYVAQRRQIAQLEAQQANALRKLQNLEQRRRRLEDPDYIKRLAKERLFYCEPGADCYQVIDEDTAGTAAAKAGTKQPERPAWYVTLWRSFEAADKGRPAAPAAGRSPAPTASPSASAPPAVG
- a CDS encoding ArsR/SmtB family transcription factor: MPRTQRRRSALTHPNAAEIDLLDVLHALADPTRMTIVRTLRAEPERPCGTFPVDVAPSTLTHHFRVLREAGVIHQREDGNRRWTALRLADLDGRFPGLLDSILGAYENEPAAP
- a CDS encoding PadR family transcriptional regulator; this translates as MDSSQLLKGVLDLAVLAVLAERDSYGYDVVRRLREAGLEDVGDASVYGTLRRLFKAGALTSYVVASDEGPHRKYYGLNDVGRSLLQTSAKTWTSFAATMNDLLKEVDPG
- a CDS encoding Ppx/GppA phosphatase family protein; protein product: MKTKRVAAIDCGTNSVRLLIADISGDVLTDVERRMEIVRLGQDVDRTGRLAPEALERTFTAMRGYAKLIREHSPDGPVPVRVVATSATRDAANRADFVAGVRDIFGVEPEVVTGDEEARLSFTGATRGLAGSDAETPYLVVDIGGGSTEFVVGSRSVEGALSVDIGCVRLTERHLRDDPPSAETVEAAVADIEAAMDRVEERVPVRTARTLVGLAGSVTTVAGIALGLPAYDPARIHHSRIPAERVHEVSARLLRMTHDERAAIPVMHPGRVDVIGAGALILDRIVRRYGFPEVVVSEHDILDGIAWSLA
- a CDS encoding DUF501 domain-containing protein, coding for MDPADLAAARAQLGRQPRGVRAVAHRCPCGLPDVLETAPRLPDGAPFPTLFYLTCPKAASAIGTLESSGLMKSMQARLAEDPELAEAYRAAHEDYVARRDQAAKEEGLEPLPRDMQSAGGMPGRVKCLHALVAHELAAPGVNPFGREALDALPDWWAGGPCVVVESPAERPQATRSTETD
- a CDS encoding cytochrome P450, encoding MSIDSCPPLFGPAFDADPYPAYDWLRRNAPVTRVPLPGCEAWLVTRYEDAVTALTHPALAKDPAAGSPEWRAASLGLPLDHRPGLARHMINADGADHARLRRLVSGAFTPRRMAGLRTRALEVTDALLDRLDGPETDLISGLAYPLPITIICDLLGVPEEDRATFHRHASVIDSAAASEVEEIARATDALEIFLADLVELKRSRPGDDLLTDLVRRSNQGEIDKDELTSTAFLLLIAGHETTVALIGNGLLALLRHPAQAAVLRADLSRLPDFIDEMLRYDGPVRNATWRFPTEPVVIGGQEMLPGEPILVSLLAANRDPAAFADPDAFSPGRVGEPHLAFGRGPHYCVGAALAKVEGEAAIGRVLERFPDLALAADPAELRWWPSAIMRGLFSLPVRLHG
- a CDS encoding HAAS signaling domain-containing protein yields the protein MTPPTTPPMTPQDYAAAVRAALADLPAGDRDALLEDLDEHLAEVAAEPGMSLEERLGSPEAYAAELRAAYGGRPSDGGSSLGGRLRERVSGAVRRVHTRLLVLPPYRQAAAFAPELRPAWWVLRGYAIALAVLAPISAPGLIPGDIPAWVFTLAVVWGSVWLGRRGRARASRWGRVLLLGANLVAAVLVITAMADVPGTPSRDVAFDYGSRPEGLGVRVENVSSFGGEVTNIFPYAADGTPLHDVRLYDQDGDPIMLDPGFDQEIVIPCDGEPPIRNAYPLPLRPSDDRPGRAARGPAARGLEPTCTPTTPAPTDTATPSASPSPSSEPSATPSRR